From a single Bradyrhizobium sediminis genomic region:
- a CDS encoding septal ring lytic transglycosylase RlpA family protein codes for MLTSKNPTLGNVTQSRTAIALLAATLLVGGSVTEASAKSRNHHRHHHSHHAAKTTDVSSKASWRDANAAIAPSSGSGRSFTGIASFYGNESGSKTASGQRFNENAMTAAHRTLPFGTKLRVTHGGRSVVVTINDRGPFIKGRVLDLSTGAARAVGLTSAGVGRVTAEVI; via the coding sequence ATGCTGACTTCTAAGAACCCGACGCTGGGAAATGTAACCCAGTCGCGTACGGCGATCGCACTCCTCGCCGCAACTCTCCTGGTCGGTGGCAGCGTCACCGAAGCTTCCGCAAAATCCAGGAACCATCATCGTCATCACCACTCCCACCACGCGGCCAAGACCACCGACGTTTCGTCCAAGGCTTCCTGGCGCGACGCCAACGCCGCGATCGCTCCGTCGTCCGGTTCCGGGCGCAGCTTCACCGGGATCGCGTCGTTCTATGGCAACGAGTCCGGCAGCAAGACCGCATCCGGTCAGCGCTTCAATGAGAACGCCATGACCGCGGCCCACCGCACCCTGCCGTTCGGCACCAAGCTCCGGGTGACCCATGGCGGCCGCAGCGTCGTCGTCACCATCAACGACCGCGGCCCGTTCATTAAGGGGCGCGTGCTCGACCTTTCGACCGGCGCCGCCCGCGCGGTCGGCCTGACCAGCGCCGGCGTCGGCCGGGTCACCGCCGAGGTCATCTAA
- a CDS encoding F0F1 ATP synthase subunit delta: MAAEDPSVSGVSGRYATALFELARDEKSIDAVRADLDRFEAMLADSADLKRLVRSPVFSAEAQSKALAAVLEKAGISGISAKFLKVLTANRRLFAVSDVIRAFRALVAKFKGEATADVTVAEQLSDKNLDALKAALKSVTGKDVALNVNVDPSIIGGLVVKLGSRMVDSSLRTKLNSIKHAMKEAG, translated from the coding sequence GTGGCTGCTGAAGATCCGTCGGTTTCGGGAGTATCCGGTCGTTATGCAACGGCCTTGTTCGAGTTGGCGCGCGATGAAAAATCCATCGACGCGGTAAGGGCCGATCTCGATCGGTTCGAGGCCATGCTGGCCGACAGCGCCGATCTGAAGCGCCTGGTCCGCAGCCCGGTATTCTCGGCGGAGGCGCAGTCGAAGGCGCTCGCGGCCGTGCTCGAAAAGGCCGGTATTTCCGGCATTTCCGCCAAATTTCTCAAAGTCCTGACCGCCAACCGCCGGCTGTTCGCCGTTTCTGACGTGATCCGCGCGTTCCGCGCGCTGGTGGCCAAGTTCAAGGGCGAGGCCACCGCCGATGTGACGGTTGCCGAACAGCTCAGCGACAAGAATCTCGACGCCCTCAAGGCCGCCCTGAAATCGGTGACGGGCAAGGACGTCGCGCTCAACGTGAATGTCGATCCCTCGATCATCGGCGGCCTGGTAGTCAAGCTGGGCAGCCGCATGGTGGATAGTTCGCTTCGCACCAAACTCAATTCGATCAAGCACGCGATGAAAGAGGCAGGCTGA